A region from the Triticum urartu cultivar G1812 chromosome 1, Tu2.1, whole genome shotgun sequence genome encodes:
- the LOC125536200 gene encoding uncharacterized protein LOC125536200, giving the protein MARELSKENLELVLMQAMMAAKNVRTQRDRLLELHRRLERHRAAPAPTPADAEARLGQIASDVFKVYYLGLDPGARMLSVCLDTAVKNRAVSAVNIAFALLPDEQLYDALLAQKLPARPTTQAQAIARVESAILAVKMLEEHHLPRCVECLVGGQAPVPGKPRDPVAAATESLAKADLSDDPDATAKTRHVASDGDVDKALDYLCRANRITALAIKHIDLAVAVLSRFLDRKELARLAKLTDRGAYLGVEISQPTTSPDPSTLSTWD; this is encoded by the exons ATGGCGCGAGAGCTGAGCAAGGAGAACCTGGAGTTGGTCCTCATGCAGGCCATGATGGCCGCCAAGAACGTGCGCACGCAGCGCGACCGCCTCCTGGAGCTCCACCGCCGCCTGGAGCGCCACCGGGCCGCCCCCGCCCCCACCCCTGCCGACGCCGAGGCCAGGCTCGGGCAGATCGCCTCGGACGTCTTCAAGGTCTATTACCTCGGCCTGGATCCCGGCGCCAGGATGCTCTCGGTCTGCCTCGACACCGCCGTCAAGAACCGCGCCGTCTCCGCCGTCAACATCGCCTTCGCACTCCTGCCCGACGAGCAGCTCTACGACGCGCTGCTCGCGCAGAAGCTCCCGGCCCGCCCCACCACCCAGGCCCAGGCCATCGCCCGCGTCGAGTCCGCCATCTTGGCCGTCAAGATGCTCGAGGAGCACCACCTCCCGCGCTGCGTCGAGTGCCTCGTCGGCGGCCAGGCCCCCGTCCCCGGCAAGCCCCGCGACccggtcgccgccgccaccgagaGCCTCGCCAAGGCCGATCTGTCCGACGACCCGGACGCCACCGCCAAGACCCGTCACGTAGCCAGCGACGGCGACGTGGACAAGGCGCTCGACTACCTGTGCCGCGCAAACCGGATCACGGCCCTCGCCATCAAGCACatcgacctcgccgtcgccgtcctCTCCCGCTTCCTCGACCGCAAGGAACTCGCCCGCCTCGCCAAGTTGACCGACCGTGGCGCCTACCTAGGAGTTGAG ATTAGCCAGCCCACTACTTCACCTGATCCATCGACGCTGTCGACATGGGACTGA